The Calditerrivibrio nitroreducens DSM 19672 genome window below encodes:
- a CDS encoding TIGR01777 family oxidoreductase, protein MPKFEYTSEFECSIEELFSYHERKAVVNRLIPPWDDVVVVKEPQNLIDSDAEFLVTLAPLVCFRWIAKHCDYVKNNQFKDIQLTGPFRRWEHTHLFGSNEYGKSYLTDRIEFEPLFSSISRIFAENMIREKLIKTFRYRHTVTKNDIDFIKKQSTNKQFVIGIAGSSGVIGRELTSFLRLLGHTVYKIVRKIPKQRDEIFFNLEKEELTNLSEPLDIVINLAGEPISEGLWTDKKLKAIYDSRVVFTSKLIQAIKKLEKPIIHYINASAIGYYGDRKERLSEDGSKGDGFISDLCQKWELAAKNDLFPTTILRIGVVLTPKGGALKQLLKFVNLNLGATLGDGEQYISWITMDDLIYGITHILNNRLEGVFNMVSPSPVTQKEMMDTISNKLRKVRILSLNRKTVELIYGRLGKEVLLANNYVIPDRLNLSNYNFYFPYLESALDHLLGVKDE, encoded by the coding sequence ATGCCAAAATTTGAATACACTTCAGAGTTTGAATGTAGCATCGAAGAGCTTTTTTCTTATCACGAAAGGAAGGCTGTTGTAAATAGACTCATTCCGCCCTGGGATGATGTGGTGGTGGTGAAAGAGCCCCAAAACCTCATCGATTCCGATGCAGAATTTTTGGTTACTCTGGCACCTCTGGTTTGTTTCCGCTGGATTGCAAAGCATTGCGATTATGTAAAAAATAACCAATTTAAGGATATTCAGCTTACTGGACCTTTCAGACGGTGGGAACATACACATTTATTTGGATCTAACGAATATGGTAAATCTTATCTGACCGATAGGATTGAGTTTGAACCTCTATTTTCTTCGATCTCCAGGATATTTGCTGAAAATATGATCAGAGAAAAACTTATAAAAACCTTCAGATACAGACATACCGTCACAAAGAATGACATCGATTTCATCAAAAAACAGAGTACTAATAAACAGTTTGTAATAGGGATAGCTGGGTCAAGTGGAGTCATTGGAAGAGAGTTGACCTCTTTTTTACGGCTACTTGGGCATACTGTTTACAAAATAGTACGCAAAATACCAAAACAGAGGGATGAGATATTCTTCAATCTGGAAAAAGAAGAGCTGACGAATCTATCTGAGCCACTTGATATAGTTATCAATTTAGCTGGAGAGCCTATATCTGAGGGATTGTGGACGGATAAGAAATTAAAAGCGATATATGATAGCAGGGTGGTCTTCACAAGTAAACTTATTCAGGCTATAAAAAAACTCGAAAAACCAATAATTCATTACATAAATGCTTCCGCCATAGGGTATTACGGAGATAGAAAAGAAAGATTATCAGAAGATGGATCGAAAGGGGATGGATTTATTTCAGATCTATGCCAAAAATGGGAACTGGCTGCAAAAAACGACCTTTTCCCCACCACAATCTTAAGAATCGGTGTCGTTTTGACCCCAAAAGGTGGAGCTTTGAAACAGCTTTTAAAGTTTGTAAACCTCAATCTGGGAGCCACATTGGGTGATGGAGAGCAATACATAAGCTGGATTACGATGGATGACCTGATATATGGGATAACTCATATATTAAATAATCGATTGGAAGGGGTATTTAATATGGTGTCGCCATCCCCTGTTACTCAAAAAGAGATGATGGATACCATATCAAATAAGCTTAGAAAAGTCCGAATACTTAGTCTGAATAGGAAAACAGTGGAGTTGATCTACGGTAGGTTGGGGAAAGAGGTATTGTTGGCTAATAATTATGTAATACCTGATAGATTAAATCTTTCAAATTACAACTTTTATTTCCCTTATCTGGAATCAGCTCTTGATCATCTTCTGGGGGTAAAGGATGAGTGA
- a CDS encoding iron-sulfur cluster biosynthesis family protein, with product MLKISDTARDKLNEFMKDHPDKCLRLVLEGIGUGGPSLGLALDEPEEDQVHLINGVRIMVEERILNYLGDVQIDYISNEYGEGFAIIPENAGGSCCG from the coding sequence ATGTTAAAGATAAGTGATACTGCCAGAGACAAACTAAACGAATTTATGAAGGACCATCCGGACAAGTGTTTGAGATTGGTTTTGGAAGGGATTGGTTGAGGCGGTCCCAGTCTGGGATTGGCTCTGGATGAGCCAGAAGAAGATCAAGTTCACTTGATTAACGGTGTTCGGATAATGGTGGAAGAGAGGATTCTAAATTATCTTGGGGATGTGCAGATCGATTACATCTCAAATGAGTACGGCGAAGGTTTTGCTATAATCCCTGAAAATGCAGGTGGAAGCTGCTGCGGATAA